The following proteins are co-located in the Planctomycetota bacterium genome:
- a CDS encoding PEP-CTERM sorting domain-containing protein — protein sequence MRKTNLFAAAIAATAMTSAASAQVLINEFEPNQVGADAATQVIELLGTPGETFDGFLISIESDPGAPGVISNSGPDDDIEPISGTFDANGLLLVEIGDLENPSFTLLLTDTFTGFNEDGGSATDPAAGGVPTDIDTDDDGFVDDLSAFGTIFDAIGISDADDEPVYGAELGGVDFAFTGDEPGLVFRDGANPSTILAVNDPAGELIFDQDGNTFEIASLGFDPVTPTFGEVNPSVGVIPEPASLGLLGVAGLGLLRRRSA from the coding sequence ATGCGTAAGACCAACCTTTTCGCTGCCGCCATCGCGGCCACCGCCATGACCTCCGCCGCCTCGGCGCAAGTGCTCATCAATGAGTTCGAGCCGAACCAGGTGGGCGCCGACGCCGCCACCCAGGTCATCGAACTGCTCGGCACCCCCGGGGAAACCTTCGACGGTTTCCTCATCAGCATCGAGAGTGACCCCGGCGCACCCGGCGTGATCAGCAACTCCGGCCCGGACGACGACATCGAACCGATCTCCGGCACGTTCGACGCCAACGGACTCCTGCTCGTCGAAATCGGCGACTTGGAGAACCCCAGCTTCACCCTTCTGCTCACCGACACCTTCACCGGCTTCAATGAGGACGGTGGCTCGGCGACCGACCCGGCAGCCGGCGGCGTCCCAACCGACATCGACACCGACGATGACGGCTTCGTTGATGACCTCAGCGCGTTCGGCACCATCTTCGACGCTATCGGCATTTCCGACGCCGATGATGAGCCGGTTTATGGCGCGGAGCTCGGTGGCGTCGACTTCGCGTTCACCGGCGACGAGCCGGGTCTGGTTTTCCGTGACGGTGCCAACCCGAGCACGATCCTCGCGGTCAACGACCCGGCCGGGGAGCTGATCTTCGATCAGGACGGCAACACGTTCGAGATCGCGAGCCTCGGCTTCGATCCGGTCACCCCGACCTTTGGCGAAGTCAACCCGTCGGTCGGCGTCATCCCCGAGCCCGCCAGCCTCGGCCTGCTCGGCGTCGCGGGCCTCGGCCTGCTGCGTCGTCGCTCGGCGTAA
- the chrA gene encoding chromate efflux transporter encodes MAYLREIATVFTKLGFLAFGGPAAHVAMMEDELVEKRKWLDRQHFLDAVAAVQVVPGPNSTELAIHMGWLRGGLPGLVVAGACFIGPAVLIILPLAWLYVAGQQGEFRPWLEAIMAGIAPVVLAIIVNAGVRFAQTSCRSAFHIGVAVLALPGAWLLTGSPVQPEIAVLAVAAALGVAHAKLPTLAVALPATLPVVTDEPTLLKLATFMLIVGGTLFGSGYVLVSYLDTGLVRNLGWLTETQLLDAIAIGQTTPGPLLTTSTFVGYLIGAQTPGMDPITAALLATAAMFAPALILVAVFGPVLEKMRRHRLASSALAAMNAAVVGLIALVAVRLAGTVRTDWLAITIAAAALGLLLWKKPNATWLILAGAIVGVGRGYFTIP; translated from the coding sequence ATGGCTTATTTGCGGGAGATCGCCACGGTTTTCACCAAGCTCGGGTTCCTCGCCTTCGGCGGCCCAGCAGCGCACGTCGCGATGATGGAGGACGAGCTCGTCGAGAAGCGAAAATGGCTCGACCGGCAGCACTTCCTCGACGCTGTCGCGGCGGTGCAGGTCGTGCCGGGGCCCAACTCGACGGAACTGGCGATCCACATGGGCTGGCTGCGGGGCGGGCTGCCGGGGCTGGTCGTGGCCGGGGCGTGCTTCATCGGGCCGGCGGTGCTGATCATCCTGCCGCTGGCGTGGTTGTACGTCGCGGGACAGCAGGGCGAGTTTCGGCCGTGGCTTGAAGCGATCATGGCGGGCATCGCGCCGGTGGTGCTGGCGATCATCGTCAATGCCGGGGTGCGGTTCGCTCAGACTTCGTGCCGGTCGGCGTTTCATATCGGGGTGGCCGTGTTGGCGTTGCCGGGGGCTTGGCTGTTGACCGGGTCGCCGGTGCAGCCGGAGATCGCGGTGCTGGCCGTCGCGGCGGCGCTGGGCGTGGCACATGCGAAGTTGCCGACGTTGGCGGTGGCGTTGCCGGCGACGCTTCCGGTGGTCACCGACGAGCCGACGCTGCTCAAGCTCGCGACGTTCATGCTCATCGTCGGCGGTACGCTCTTCGGCTCGGGGTACGTGCTGGTGAGCTACCTCGACACCGGCCTGGTCCGCAACCTCGGCTGGCTCACCGAAACGCAACTCCTCGACGCGATCGCCATCGGCCAGACCACGCCGGGGCCGTTGCTGACGACCAGCACGTTCGTCGGCTACCTCATCGGTGCGCAAACGCCGGGGATGGACCCGATCACCGCCGCCCTGCTCGCGACGGCGGCGATGTTCGCGCCGGCGCTCATCCTCGTGGCGGTGTTCGGTCCAGTGTTGGAGAAGATGCGGCGTCACCGGCTGGCGTCGTCGGCGCTTGCGGCGATGAATGCTGCGGTTGTCGGGCTCATCGCACTGGTCGCCGTGCGGTTGGCCGGCACGGTGCGGACGGATTGGCTCGCGATCACCATCGCCGCGGCGGCGCTCGGGCTGTTGCTCTGGAAGAAGCCCAACGCGACGTGGCTCATCCTCGCCGGCGCGATCGTCGGCGTGGGTCGTGGGTACTTCACGATTCCTTAG
- a CDS encoding CerR family C-terminal domain-containing protein — protein sequence MTATVDHNSTHDTRVRLLDAAGKVFAEHGFEQATIRDICAIAAANVASVKYHFGGKTELYRATMRHFRATAEERIPESAPPDAEPAERLRAYIRRAIYLILDQGPESVHGRLMAWEMTKPTPALDDHVEEVVRPMAGELREIVLALSPGLDEQAARAMMGSIIGQVLFYKHSRPVLEKLFPGQPTDAEAFERLAEHITSFSLRGLGVEG from the coding sequence GTGACTGCCACGGTCGATCACAACTCGACACACGACACCCGCGTCCGACTTCTCGACGCGGCGGGGAAGGTCTTCGCCGAGCACGGCTTCGAGCAGGCGACCATCCGCGACATCTGCGCCATCGCCGCGGCCAACGTGGCCAGCGTCAAGTACCACTTCGGTGGCAAGACCGAACTCTACCGCGCGACCATGCGCCACTTCCGCGCCACCGCCGAGGAGCGCATCCCAGAGTCCGCGCCGCCCGACGCCGAGCCTGCCGAACGCCTGCGGGCCTACATCCGCCGCGCGATCTACCTCATCCTCGACCAGGGCCCCGAATCGGTCCACGGCCGGCTCATGGCCTGGGAAATGACCAAGCCGACGCCCGCCCTCGACGACCACGTCGAGGAAGTCGTGCGCCCGATGGCCGGCGAACTGCGCGAGATCGTGCTCGCCCTGAGCCCCGGCCTCGACGAGCAAGCCGCCCGCGCGATGATGGGCTCGATCATCGGCCAGGTGCTCTTCTACAAGCACAGCCGCCCGGTGCTGGAAAAACTCTTCCCCGGCCAACCCACCGACGCCGAAGCCTTCGAACGCCTCGCCGAACACATCACCAGCTTCAGCCTGCGGGGGCTGGGGGTGGAGGGGTAG
- a CDS encoding DUF1573 domain-containing protein, translating to MRPSLETAKTVPADTGISEFAIATTRGDCYLADTMHRTGFFFACLLAFVPTIVGCEEEQEITPSTSFIEVSQPVQDDLVFEPHVIDFGIITGGKRSSTGVNITNTSDATISVLGAESDCGCVTTPTQALPVELAPGEDTQFDILANPASRDLGVTQRTLRISVELGEFQQAVYSLPIVMDVVAPLIDIVPMAINAQSGLTSTTLTVVCPIEIRDQIPSKIKWDGNYPILDVPRERSGDRAVVSIQVDLNGLPNGRHELVLFGHVISLHR from the coding sequence TTGCGACCATCCCTGGAAACAGCCAAAACAGTCCCGGCCGATACGGGTATTTCTGAGTTTGCCATTGCAACCACGCGAGGGGATTGTTACCTTGCCGATACAATGCATAGAACTGGTTTCTTTTTCGCATGCTTATTGGCATTCGTGCCTACCATTGTCGGATGCGAAGAGGAACAAGAGATTACACCAAGCACAAGCTTCATCGAGGTGTCTCAGCCTGTTCAAGATGATTTGGTATTCGAGCCACATGTGATTGATTTCGGCATCATCACAGGCGGCAAGAGATCCTCGACAGGTGTAAACATAACCAATACATCCGATGCAACGATCAGCGTGCTTGGTGCTGAATCCGATTGTGGGTGCGTAACAACACCGACCCAGGCATTGCCAGTTGAGTTGGCTCCTGGTGAAGACACACAGTTTGACATATTAGCGAACCCCGCGAGTAGAGACCTCGGTGTCACTCAACGAACCCTCCGAATCTCCGTGGAACTAGGTGAATTCCAGCAAGCCGTCTACTCATTACCCATTGTCATGGATGTTGTTGCACCATTGATCGACATTGTTCCAATGGCGATCAATGCACAATCGGGCTTAACATCAACAACATTGACCGTGGTTTGCCCTATCGAAATACGCGATCAGATCCCGTCAAAAATCAAGTGGGACGGAAACTACCCCATATTAGATGTACCCCGGGAAAGATCAGGAGATAGAGCCGTAGTCTCTATTCAGGTCGATTTAAACGGCCTTCCCAACGGTCGGCATGAACTTGTTCTTTTTGGACATGTGATTTCACTACACCGGTAA
- the dnaE gene encoding DNA polymerase III subunit alpha — MSSFTHLHVHTHYSMLDGACKVKDLVKRTKDLGMDSLAITDHGAMFGAIDFYDTCRAHDIKPILGIEAYMSPTSMADKTRKQKDDCFHLLLLAQNLTGYRNLLKLSTLSYTEGFHYKARIDKAILREFSEGLICTSACLGGEVAGAFLKKDMKSAKAMAETYLDIFGPDRFFIEVQKNAIPEQDQVNPELAELAGKLGVGLVGTNDVHYLTREDHYAHDCLCCISMGKMVTDETRMTYSKELYLKGPDEMVEAFAEFPEAADNTNRIAQLCDIELDFGRTYAPVYQVDNSILRSDVPALANEPDNTDVSQLKADEIYLRQLCEDGLKWRYGTTDVAPEVRERLEKELTVIVGKGFASYFLIVWDFCNYAREHGIPVGARGSGVGTIVGYLLGLCNVDPLEFGLLFERFMDPSRNEFPDIDIDICMNGRGKVIEYVREKYGHVAQIITFGTLAAKAACKDVGRVMGVPLADIDKLTKLIPGVPGMTLDKAIKSSGELKDLINNDRNIGKVIEIARKLEGMNRNAGCHAAGVIVADQPLDTLVPLYTDRDGNVLTQFEGPTAEKCGLLKMDFLGLRTLTILTRSVDLVKQTKGIEIDIEAIPYDDPHVLAVFCRGETRGIFQFESGGMQDLLMKMQPDRLEDLIAANALYRPGPMELIPDYCDRKHGRQQVPTVHPVMDAILEETYGIMVYQEQVMQIFNQLGGVELAKAYKMIKAISKKKKEIIDAFRPQFIEGAEQRGLAKDKAEEVFELILKFGGYGFNKSHSSRYAMVAYQTAYMKAYHPTEYMAALLTFEAHNTEKAIEYLDECRRMKNAAGGTGIAVLPPDVNLSGKDFTPTKRKVGKNETEEVIRFGLGAIKGVGEKAVDAVIEGRKEKDYTDLFDFCDRVDLRAAGKSTVEALIKCGAFSNTDGTRAAQLASVERAVEMGQQAQQDKRSGQSNLFGGGEATEDAPAVALPKMKELQKSELLQLEKDLLGFYVSSHPLQEHKASLDSFATATIADIDKLPEGSPVWVGGMINVVRPKVGKSGRSAGMKWAIIELEDLDGKIDGMVFADAYAEAEEKYPGVITKDTSVFVSATIDRRRETPCLIVQEVLPIEEACRKLTQLVILKFDAEKHPPAVVHDLKPVLMENKGRVDVYTSHPRNGTGQVIVKLDKKLGVIPSPALQAKLETLLGKGNVQFFGEGDRRRKAKERQQQRMFEGETSIAHPA; from the coding sequence ATGTCGTCCTTCACCCATCTCCACGTCCACACCCACTACTCGATGCTCGACGGGGCCTGCAAGGTCAAGGACCTGGTGAAGCGCACCAAAGACTTGGGCATGGATAGCCTCGCGATCACGGACCACGGGGCAATGTTCGGGGCGATCGACTTCTACGACACGTGCCGGGCGCATGACATCAAGCCCATCCTCGGGATCGAGGCGTACATGTCGCCGACGTCGATGGCGGACAAGACGCGCAAGCAGAAGGACGACTGCTTTCATCTGCTGCTGCTCGCCCAGAACCTCACCGGCTACCGCAACCTGCTCAAGCTTTCCACGCTCAGTTACACCGAGGGCTTCCACTACAAGGCGCGTATCGACAAGGCGATCTTGCGTGAGTTCTCCGAAGGACTGATCTGCACGTCGGCATGTCTCGGCGGTGAGGTGGCCGGAGCGTTTTTGAAGAAAGACATGAAATCCGCCAAGGCGATGGCGGAAACCTATCTCGACATCTTCGGCCCCGACCGTTTCTTCATCGAGGTCCAGAAGAATGCCATCCCCGAGCAGGACCAGGTGAACCCCGAACTGGCCGAGCTGGCCGGTAAGCTCGGCGTCGGCCTCGTTGGTACCAACGACGTCCACTACCTCACCCGCGAAGACCACTACGCCCACGACTGCCTCTGCTGCATCAGCATGGGCAAGATGGTCACCGACGAAACGCGGATGACCTACTCCAAGGAGCTCTACCTCAAGGGCCCCGACGAGATGGTCGAGGCGTTCGCGGAGTTCCCCGAAGCCGCCGACAACACCAACCGCATCGCGCAGCTGTGCGACATCGAGCTCGACTTTGGCAGAACCTACGCCCCAGTCTACCAGGTCGACAACAGCATCCTCCGAAGCGACGTCCCCGCCCTTGCGAATGAGCCGGACAACACCGACGTCTCGCAGCTCAAGGCCGACGAGATCTACCTCCGCCAGCTCTGCGAAGACGGCCTGAAGTGGCGCTACGGCACCACCGACGTCGCCCCCGAAGTCCGCGAACGCCTGGAGAAAGAACTCACCGTCATCGTCGGCAAGGGCTTCGCGTCGTACTTCCTGATCGTCTGGGACTTCTGCAACTACGCCCGGGAGCATGGCATCCCGGTCGGCGCTCGTGGCTCTGGTGTCGGGACGATCGTGGGGTACCTGCTGGGGCTGTGCAATGTCGACCCGCTGGAGTTCGGGTTGCTCTTCGAGCGGTTCATGGACCCGAGCCGTAATGAGTTCCCGGATATCGACATCGACATCTGCATGAACGGCCGGGGCAAGGTCATCGAGTACGTCCGCGAGAAGTACGGCCACGTCGCGCAGATCATCACCTTCGGCACCCTCGCCGCGAAGGCTGCCTGCAAGGACGTCGGCCGGGTCATGGGCGTGCCGCTGGCCGACATCGACAAGCTCACCAAGCTCATCCCCGGCGTTCCGGGCATGACCCTCGACAAGGCCATCAAGTCCTCCGGCGAACTCAAGGACCTGATCAACAACGACCGCAACATCGGCAAGGTCATCGAAATCGCCAGGAAGCTCGAAGGCATGAACCGCAACGCGGGCTGCCATGCCGCAGGCGTGATCGTCGCCGACCAGCCGCTGGACACGCTGGTGCCGCTCTACACGGATCGCGACGGGAACGTGCTCACCCAGTTCGAAGGGCCGACCGCCGAGAAATGCGGCCTGCTCAAGATGGACTTCCTCGGCCTGCGCACCCTCACCATCCTCACGCGTTCGGTCGATCTCGTGAAGCAGACCAAGGGCATCGAGATCGACATCGAGGCGATTCCCTACGACGACCCTCATGTGCTGGCCGTTTTCTGCCGCGGCGAGACGCGCGGCATCTTCCAGTTCGAGTCCGGCGGCATGCAGGACCTGCTCATGAAGATGCAGCCCGATCGCCTCGAAGACCTCATCGCCGCCAACGCGCTCTACCGACCCGGGCCGATGGAGCTGATCCCGGACTACTGCGACCGCAAGCACGGCCGGCAGCAGGTCCCCACCGTCCACCCGGTCATGGACGCCATCCTCGAAGAGACCTACGGCATCATGGTCTATCAGGAACAGGTCATGCAGATCTTCAACCAGCTCGGCGGCGTCGAGTTGGCCAAGGCGTACAAGATGATCAAGGCGATCTCCAAGAAGAAGAAGGAGATCATCGACGCTTTCCGCCCGCAGTTCATCGAAGGCGCGGAACAACGCGGTCTGGCCAAGGACAAGGCCGAGGAAGTGTTCGAACTCATTCTCAAGTTCGGCGGCTACGGCTTCAACAAGTCGCACTCCTCCCGCTACGCCATGGTCGCCTACCAGACGGCCTACATGAAGGCGTACCACCCGACCGAGTACATGGCCGCCCTGCTCACCTTCGAAGCGCACAACACCGAGAAGGCGATCGAGTACCTCGACGAATGCCGACGCATGAAGAACGCCGCCGGCGGGACGGGCATCGCGGTGCTGCCGCCGGACGTCAACCTATCCGGCAAGGACTTCACGCCCACCAAACGCAAGGTGGGGAAGAATGAAACCGAAGAAGTGATTCGCTTCGGCCTGGGCGCGATCAAGGGTGTCGGCGAGAAGGCCGTCGACGCCGTCATCGAGGGTCGCAAGGAGAAGGACTACACCGACCTGTTCGACTTCTGCGACCGCGTGGACCTGCGGGCCGCGGGGAAGTCGACGGTCGAAGCGCTAATCAAGTGCGGCGCGTTCTCCAACACCGACGGCACCCGCGCCGCCCAACTCGCCTCCGTCGAACGCGCCGTCGAGATGGGCCAACAAGCCCAGCAGGACAAGCGCTCCGGCCAGTCCAACCTCTTCGGCGGCGGCGAGGCCACCGAGGACGCCCCCGCCGTCGCGCTGCCGAAGATGAAAGAGCTCCAAAAGTCCGAACTGCTCCAACTCGAGAAAGACCTGCTCGGCTTCTACGTCTCATCCCACCCGCTGCAGGAGCACAAGGCCTCGCTCGACAGCTTCGCCACCGCGACGATCGCCGACATCGACAAGCTCCCCGAGGGCAGCCCCGTCTGGGTCGGCGGCATGATCAACGTCGTCCGCCCCAAGGTCGGCAAGTCCGGCCGGTCCGCCGGCATGAAATGGGCCATCATCGAACTCGAAGATCTCGACGGCAAGATCGACGGCATGGTCTTCGCCGACGCCTACGCCGAGGCCGAAGAGAAGTACCCCGGCGTCATCACCAAGGACACGTCCGTCTTCGTGAGCGCCACCATCGACCGCCGCCGCGAAACGCCGTGCCTGATCGTGCAGGAAGTCCTGCCGATCGAGGAGGCCTGCCGAAAGCTCACGCAGCTGGTGATCCTGAAGTTCGACGCGGAGAAGCACCCGCCGGCGGTGGTCCACGACCTCAAGCCGGTCCTGATGGAAAACAAAGGCCGCGTCGACGTCTACACAAGCCACCCGCGCAACGGCACCGGCCAAGTCATCGTCAAGCTCGACAAAAAGCTCGGCGTCATCCCCAGCCCCGCCCTGCAAGCCAAGCTCGAAACGCTCCTCGGCAAAGGCAACGTCCAGTTCTTCGGCGAAGGCGACCGCCGCCGGAAAGCGAAGGAGCGACAACAGCAGCGGATGTTCGAGGGTGAGACGAGTATTGCCCACCCTGCTTAA
- the polX gene encoding DNA polymerase/3'-5' exonuclease PolX, with protein sequence MSKNAELAKLFETAAKILDLKNDNPFKAIAFNKVARLLKDGDVDAEKAYADGKLEKTKGIGGSSADMIREYLDTGKSTDFEELKASIPEGLIPMFDLPGMGPKTIKLLWDERNITSIGKLSTAIERGKLKGVKGIGPKKIEGFKDAIAMAKRGGERRGIWKVLAVADELLEAGRGLEGVLEAEAAGSLRRRRETVKDVDLIARVADDADGSAITAAFAKLDVVKKVLVQGPTKCSVLVGDDLQVDLRIIPEKHYGAALIHFTGSKEHNVALRGIANDKGLTLNDWGLYETKKWEKADRKPGLPPADVEPVASANEGDVYAALDMTWIAPELREDRGEVQKAQADELPDLLELKDLRGDLHTHTVASDGRATIEEMAEAAKALGHKYLAITDHSKSSVIANGLDADRLLHHIDTIHEINKKIDGIEMLAGSEVDILADGTLDYPDDVLEKLDWVVASPHTALKQDRAKATARIIAAIENPNVCVIGHPTGRYINKREGLPLDLDAVFEACKATGCALEINASYPRLDLGDVPARKAAAAGVMLVINTDAHGTDGLSGLQPGIDVARRAGLEKKHVLNTRTWKQLKVWLDKKRGR encoded by the coding sequence ATGTCCAAAAACGCCGAGCTGGCCAAGCTCTTTGAGACCGCCGCGAAGATTCTCGATCTGAAGAACGACAACCCGTTCAAAGCCATCGCGTTCAACAAGGTCGCCCGGCTGCTCAAGGACGGCGACGTCGACGCGGAGAAGGCTTACGCCGACGGTAAGCTCGAGAAGACCAAGGGCATCGGCGGCAGCAGTGCGGACATGATCCGCGAGTACCTCGACACCGGAAAGTCCACCGACTTCGAGGAACTCAAGGCGAGCATACCCGAGGGCCTGATACCGATGTTCGACCTGCCGGGCATGGGCCCCAAGACGATCAAGCTGCTCTGGGACGAACGCAACATCACCAGCATCGGCAAGCTCAGTACCGCCATCGAGCGCGGCAAGCTCAAGGGCGTCAAAGGCATCGGCCCCAAGAAGATCGAAGGCTTCAAGGACGCGATCGCCATGGCCAAGCGCGGCGGCGAGCGGCGGGGCATCTGGAAGGTACTCGCCGTCGCCGACGAGTTGCTCGAAGCGGGCCGCGGCTTGGAAGGCGTGCTCGAAGCCGAGGCGGCCGGGTCCCTGCGGCGGCGGCGCGAGACGGTGAAGGACGTCGACCTGATCGCACGCGTCGCCGATGATGCCGACGGCTCCGCGATCACCGCCGCCTTCGCGAAGCTCGACGTCGTGAAGAAGGTGCTGGTCCAGGGCCCGACCAAGTGCAGCGTGCTCGTCGGCGACGACCTGCAGGTCGACTTGCGGATTATTCCCGAGAAGCATTACGGCGCGGCCCTCATCCACTTCACCGGCAGCAAGGAACACAACGTCGCCTTGCGTGGTATCGCCAACGACAAGGGCCTGACGCTCAACGACTGGGGCCTGTACGAAACGAAGAAGTGGGAGAAGGCCGACCGTAAGCCGGGCCTGCCGCCGGCGGACGTTGAGCCGGTGGCGTCGGCGAATGAGGGGGACGTGTACGCCGCGCTGGACATGACATGGATCGCGCCGGAGCTGCGCGAGGATCGCGGCGAGGTGCAGAAAGCGCAGGCCGATGAGCTCCCCGACCTGCTCGAACTCAAGGACCTGCGCGGCGACCTGCACACCCACACCGTCGCCTCCGACGGCCGTGCCACGATCGAGGAGATGGCCGAGGCCGCCAAGGCGTTGGGCCACAAGTACCTCGCCATCACCGACCACTCCAAGAGCAGCGTCATCGCCAACGGCCTCGACGCCGACCGCCTGCTCCACCACATCGACACCATCCACGAGATCAACAAGAAGATCGACGGCATCGAAATGCTCGCCGGTAGCGAGGTCGACATCCTCGCCGACGGCACGCTCGACTACCCCGACGACGTCCTCGAAAAGCTCGACTGGGTCGTCGCCTCCCCGCACACCGCGCTCAAGCAGGACCGTGCCAAAGCCACCGCGCGGATCATCGCCGCGATCGAGAACCCCAACGTCTGCGTCATCGGCCACCCGACCGGGCGGTACATCAACAAGCGCGAGGGCTTGCCGCTCGACTTGGACGCGGTGTTCGAGGCGTGCAAGGCGACCGGTTGTGCGCTGGAGATCAACGCGAGCTATCCGCGTCTTGACCTCGGTGACGTCCCCGCGCGAAAAGCCGCCGCGGCCGGGGTGATGCTCGTCATCAACACCGACGCCCACGGCACCGACGGACTCTCGGGTTTGCAGCCCGGCATCGACGTCGCCCGCCGCGCCGGTTTGGAGAAGAAGCACGTGCTCAACACGCGCACGTGGAAGCAACTCAAGGTTTGGCTCGATAAGAAGCGCGGCCGATAG
- a CDS encoding UTP--glucose-1-phosphate uridylyltransferase, whose protein sequence is MKTLIPAAGFGTRMLPAAKAVPKEMLPVLNVPVIQYVVQELADAGCDDVLLVVSDDKKAIEDHFDRRGELERRLDEKGKRAFVASVDALMERVQVFSVRQREQLGLGHAVLQGKRHVGEEPFICALGDTIFSGGTAPATQLIEAQKRLGGSVVGLERVPTDRVGRYGIAAGEMVDHATMRVSGFVEKPAPDAAPSDLAIAARYLLSPTIFPLLEDTKPGADGEIQLTDALQRLCNIEPVHGVVLEAQRHDIGNPTDWLETNLIYAARDQQMRERIAPLARELFGG, encoded by the coding sequence ATGAAGACGCTCATCCCCGCCGCCGGCTTCGGGACGCGCATGCTGCCCGCCGCGAAGGCGGTGCCCAAGGAGATGTTGCCGGTGCTCAACGTGCCGGTGATCCAGTACGTCGTGCAAGAACTCGCCGACGCCGGGTGTGACGACGTGCTGCTCGTGGTCAGCGACGACAAGAAGGCGATCGAGGATCACTTCGACCGGCGCGGCGAACTCGAACGCCGACTCGACGAAAAAGGCAAGCGCGCGTTCGTCGCATCGGTGGACGCGTTGATGGAGCGGGTGCAAGTTTTTTCGGTGCGTCAGCGCGAGCAACTCGGGCTCGGACACGCGGTGCTCCAGGGCAAGCGGCACGTCGGCGAGGAGCCTTTCATCTGCGCGCTTGGCGACACGATCTTCTCCGGCGGCACCGCGCCGGCGACGCAACTGATCGAAGCCCAGAAGCGCCTCGGCGGCAGCGTCGTCGGCCTGGAGCGCGTGCCGACCGATCGCGTGGGTCGCTACGGCATCGCGGCCGGCGAGATGGTTGATCACGCGACGATGCGCGTGAGCGGGTTCGTGGAAAAACCCGCTCCAGATGCGGCTCCGAGCGACCTCGCCATCGCCGCGCGGTACCTGCTTTCGCCGACGATCTTCCCGCTGCTCGAAGACACCAAACCCGGCGCCGACGGCGAGATCCAACTCACCGATGCGTTGCAACGCCTGTGCAATATCGAGCCGGTGCATGGCGTCGTTCTCGAGGCACAACGCCACGACATCGGCAACCCGACCGACTGGCTCGAGACCAACCTGATCTACGCGGCGCGTGACCAGCAGATGCGCGAGCGCATCGCGCCGTTGGCGCGCGAACTTTTCGGTGGATGA
- a CDS encoding GHMP kinase: MPQAIQTRAFARAGLVGNPSDGYFGKTISIIVRDFGVTATLTPAERLTIEPSPADLCDHDSVDEFLRHTKLMGYYGALRLMKAAVARFHTWADAAGHDLAGRGNFKLAFTTDIPRLVGLSGSSAIVVATLRALEKFYGVMIPMSQMPTVALETETKELHIAAGLQDRVVQTYEGIVFMDFDRKLVEETGGGRYESLTPEVQPPIYVAFDAERAEVSDVAHRNLRAAWEAGEKDVVQAMTDLRDLTDRGRAALLAGDVDELHEVTNANFDIRKKIMSIAPENQRMIDTARAAGVSAKFAGSGGAIVGVYRNDAEYAAAKNALAGIGCTTFKPTIFAEAQS, encoded by the coding sequence ATGCCTCAAGCGATCCAAACTAGAGCCTTCGCCCGCGCCGGGCTGGTCGGCAATCCGTCGGACGGCTACTTCGGCAAGACGATCTCGATCATCGTCCGCGACTTCGGCGTGACCGCCACGCTCACGCCGGCCGAGCGGCTCACCATCGAGCCGAGCCCGGCCGACCTGTGCGACCACGACTCGGTCGACGAGTTCCTGCGCCACACGAAACTCATGGGCTACTACGGCGCGCTTCGGCTCATGAAAGCGGCCGTCGCGAGGTTCCACACGTGGGCCGACGCCGCAGGGCACGACCTCGCCGGGCGCGGCAACTTCAAACTCGCCTTCACGACCGACATCCCCCGCCTCGTCGGCCTCTCGGGCAGCAGCGCGATCGTCGTCGCCACGCTCCGCGCCCTTGAGAAGTTCTACGGCGTGATGATCCCGATGTCGCAGATGCCGACCGTTGCCCTCGAAACCGAAACCAAGGAGCTGCACATCGCCGCGGGGCTGCAGGACCGCGTGGTGCAGACGTACGAGGGGATTGTGTTCATGGACTTCGACCGCAAGCTCGTCGAGGAGACCGGCGGCGGTCGTTACGAGTCGCTGACGCCGGAGGTGCAGCCGCCGATCTATGTCGCCTTCGACGCCGAGCGTGCCGAGGTGAGCGACGTCGCCCACCGCAACCTGCGGGCCGCATGGGAGGCGGGCGAGAAGGACGTGGTGCAGGCCATGACCGACCTGCGCGACCTGACCGACCGTGGCCGCGCCGCGCTACTCGCTGGCGACGTCGACGAACTCCACGAAGTGACCAACGCCAACTTCGACATCCGCAAGAAGATCATGTCCATCGCCCCGGAGAACCAACGCATGATCGACACCGCCCGCGCCGCCGGCGTGAGCGCCAAGTTCGCCGGCAGCGGCGGTGCGATCGTCGGCGTCTACCGCAACGACGCCGAGTACGCCGCCGCGAAAAACGCGCTCGCCGGCATCGGCTGCACCACGTTCAAGCCGACGATCTTCGCGGAGGCCCAGTCATGA